From a region of the Sulfitobacter sp. S190 genome:
- a CDS encoding ABC transporter permease: MTLLRSILARLVGTVITLFGVAIIVFVVIRVVPGNPIAMMLPPGATEEDIARLQAQYGFDKSIFEQFTIWLSGVVQGDFGTSITARQPVSELVLGRLPATLELSIMALVIAVILGGALALAGTRFRDGKTEGAIDVTSGIALSVPDFLWGLVLILLFGVVWPVFHISGRISPSLNTDFATNFLLFESLFRLRFDVFADLVAHMFMPALALAIPLAAIISQLLKQSLKETMHLDYVTLARTKGYAETRVITREALPNAILPTLTLVGVQFTFLIGGTVIIERLFSYEGLGNMAIDAVINRDLPLIQGIVILFAVLFTAVNLLVDMLYVVLNPRLRHA; the protein is encoded by the coding sequence ATGACCCTTTTGCGCAGTATCCTTGCCCGGCTTGTTGGCACCGTGATCACCCTGTTCGGGGTTGCGATTATCGTTTTTGTCGTGATCCGTGTTGTGCCCGGCAATCCCATTGCGATGATGCTGCCCCCCGGCGCCACCGAAGAAGATATTGCCAGATTGCAAGCTCAATACGGGTTCGACAAATCTATTTTCGAACAGTTCACCATCTGGCTTTCCGGCGTCGTGCAGGGTGATTTTGGCACATCGATCACCGCGCGGCAGCCGGTATCGGAACTGGTGCTGGGCCGCCTGCCCGCCACGCTGGAGTTGTCCATCATGGCCCTTGTCATCGCCGTGATCTTGGGCGGTGCACTGGCGTTGGCCGGCACGCGCTTTCGCGACGGGAAAACCGAAGGCGCGATTGATGTCACCTCCGGCATAGCGCTTTCTGTGCCCGATTTTCTGTGGGGGCTTGTGCTGATCCTGCTGTTTGGCGTCGTCTGGCCGGTCTTTCATATCTCGGGGCGTATCTCGCCGTCGCTGAACACGGATTTCGCCACCAACTTTCTTCTTTTCGAAAGCCTCTTCCGGCTGCGGTTCGATGTGTTCGCAGATCTGGTGGCGCATATGTTCATGCCCGCACTCGCGCTCGCCATCCCGTTGGCCGCGATCATTTCCCAGCTTCTCAAGCAGTCGCTGAAAGAGACGATGCACCTCGACTATGTCACGTTGGCGCGCACGAAAGGATACGCCGAGACCCGCGTGATTACCCGCGAAGCGCTTCCCAACGCGATCCTGCCCACGCTGACGCTCGTCGGCGTGCAGTTCACATTCCTGATCGGCGGCACCGTCATCATCGAGCGGCTTTTTTCCTACGAAGGACTGGGCAACATGGCCATCGACGCCGTCATCAACCGCGATCTGCCGCTGATCCAGGGGATCGTGATCCTGTTTGCGGTGCTGTTTACGGCCGTGAACCTGCTTGTCGATATGCTCTATGTGGTGCTGAACCCGCGGCTGCGTCATGCGTGA